The Mus caroli chromosome 1, CAROLI_EIJ_v1.1, whole genome shotgun sequence genome has a window encoding:
- the Nms gene encoding neuromedin-S isoform X2: MQGRGSSLSLDPREMLITSLNSTHLWSAKRIQSLKMKHPLPHHSPILFIYCFCMLQIPSSGASPPLADSPDGLDIVDPERLAYFLKQREIHSNQPKFLFHYSRTRKPTHPVSTEFAPVHPLMRLAAKLASRRMKRLPRLLRLDSRTATVDFPKKDPTTSLGRPFFLFRPRNGRYTDNNFQ, from the exons ATGCAGGGCAGAGGGTCATCTCTGTCTCTGGACCCTCGGGAAATGCTCATCACCTCTCTGAACAGCACACATCTGTGGTCTGCAAAGAGAATCCAGAGCTTGAAGATGAAACACCCGCTCCCCCACCATTCTCCAATCCTGTTCATCTACTGCTTCTGTATGCTACAGATTCCCTCCTCAG GAGCTTCCCCACCTTTAGCTGATTCTCCCGACGGCTTGGATATTGTGGATCCTGAG CGACTGGCATACTTTCTGAAGCAGAGGGAAATACATTCTAACCAACCTAAG TTTTTATTTCACTACTCCAGAACTCGGAAACCAACACATCCAGTTAGCACTGAG TTTGCTCCCGTCCATCCATTGATGCGTCTGGCTGCCAAGCTCGCCAGCAGAAGGATGAAAAGACTGCCGCGATTGCTGCGCCTC gattccaggacagctactGTGGACTTCCCTAAGAAG GATCCTACTACCAGCTTGGGGAGGCCATTTTTCCTTTTCAGG cctAGGAATGGAAGATACACCGACAACAACTTCCAGTAG
- the Nms gene encoding neuromedin-S isoform X1 yields MQGRGSSLSLDPREMLITSLNSTHLWSAKRIQSLKMKHPLPHHSPILFIYCFCMLQIPSSGASPPLADSPDGLDIVDPERLAYFLKQREIHSNQPKENQDVYKRFLFHYSRTRKPTHPVSTEFAPVHPLMRLAAKLASRRMKRLPRLLRLDSRTATVDFPKKDPTTSLGRPFFLFRPRNGRYTDNNFQ; encoded by the exons ATGCAGGGCAGAGGGTCATCTCTGTCTCTGGACCCTCGGGAAATGCTCATCACCTCTCTGAACAGCACACATCTGTGGTCTGCAAAGAGAATCCAGAGCTTGAAGATGAAACACCCGCTCCCCCACCATTCTCCAATCCTGTTCATCTACTGCTTCTGTATGCTACAGATTCCCTCCTCAG GAGCTTCCCCACCTTTAGCTGATTCTCCCGACGGCTTGGATATTGTGGATCCTGAG CGACTGGCATACTTTCTGAAGCAGAGGGAAATACATTCTAACCAACCTAAG gaaaaccaggatgTATACAAAAGG TTTTTATTTCACTACTCCAGAACTCGGAAACCAACACATCCAGTTAGCACTGAG TTTGCTCCCGTCCATCCATTGATGCGTCTGGCTGCCAAGCTCGCCAGCAGAAGGATGAAAAGACTGCCGCGATTGCTGCGCCTC gattccaggacagctactGTGGACTTCCCTAAGAAG GATCCTACTACCAGCTTGGGGAGGCCATTTTTCCTTTTCAGG cctAGGAATGGAAGATACACCGACAACAACTTCCAGTAG